In the Kitasatospora terrestris genome, one interval contains:
- a CDS encoding sensor histidine kinase, giving the protein MSVREAGRVWRRLDVTLRDLPLGVLFLVASFLPGLRGHGTQVGDLPTRPFDALAVVALALECLSPVVRRRWPVVCLALAACGFALDQLCGYHSAAGTALPVALISAGSHLERLRRTTAAVLSVAYVPLAVALARLGSGGETATEFVTFYLTLALAWRAGAWLRSTRAAEAARRERVAADTRTAERTRIAAELHDVVTHHVTAMVVQAEAARYLTAAPERLERSLTAVSDTGRLALTDLRHLLDLLKPAHDTDHGTDHGLGPTEATQARTPAAGRVLTLVEQTRRAGQPVDFTEWGPQPASTGGADLVAYRVVQEALTNALKYAHGSRTSVQVQRGETEITVEVSTDGTGSRAATATAAAGGGRGLAGLRERVDVLGGDFSAGSDPDGGFTVRARIPADGTS; this is encoded by the coding sequence ATGAGCGTTCGGGAGGCCGGTCGGGTGTGGCGCCGACTTGACGTCACCCTCCGCGACCTCCCGCTCGGGGTGCTGTTCCTGGTCGCGTCGTTCCTGCCGGGACTGCGCGGCCACGGTACGCAGGTCGGGGACCTGCCCACCCGCCCCTTCGACGCGCTCGCCGTCGTCGCCCTCGCGCTCGAATGCCTTTCCCCCGTGGTGCGACGGCGGTGGCCGGTCGTCTGCCTCGCGCTGGCGGCGTGCGGCTTCGCCCTCGACCAGCTGTGCGGCTACCACTCGGCCGCCGGTACCGCCCTGCCCGTCGCGCTGATCAGTGCCGGCTCCCATCTGGAACGGCTTCGGCGCACCACCGCGGCCGTTCTGTCCGTGGCGTACGTGCCGCTGGCCGTCGCGCTCGCCCGGCTCGGTTCGGGCGGCGAGACGGCGACGGAGTTCGTGACGTTCTACCTGACGCTCGCCCTGGCCTGGCGCGCCGGGGCGTGGCTGCGATCCACGCGGGCCGCGGAGGCCGCACGGCGCGAGCGCGTGGCTGCCGACACCCGTACCGCCGAACGGACCCGCATCGCCGCCGAGTTGCACGACGTGGTGACCCACCACGTGACAGCGATGGTCGTACAGGCCGAAGCCGCCCGCTACCTGACCGCCGCACCCGAGCGGCTGGAAAGGTCACTGACCGCCGTCAGCGACACCGGCCGCCTCGCCCTCACCGACCTGCGTCACCTGCTGGACCTGCTCAAGCCCGCCCACGACACCGATCACGGCACCGACCACGGTCTCGGCCCGACGGAGGCGACGCAGGCCAGGACACCGGCCGCCGGCAGGGTCCTCACGCTCGTCGAGCAGACCCGCCGGGCGGGACAGCCCGTGGACTTCACCGAGTGGGGCCCGCAGCCGGCATCCACGGGCGGCGCCGACCTCGTCGCCTACCGGGTGGTGCAGGAAGCACTGACCAACGCCCTCAAGTACGCCCACGGAAGCCGCACTTCCGTGCAGGTGCAGCGCGGCGAAACGGAGATCACCGTGGAGGTCAGCACGGACGGCACCGGCTCACGCGCCGCCACAGCCACAGCCGCAGCCGGCGGCGGACGGGGCCTGGCGGGCCTGCGCGAGCGCGTCGACGTCCTGGGCGGTGACTTCAGCGCAGGCTCCGACCCGGACGGCGGCTTCACCGTCCGGGCACGCATCCCCGCCGACGGCACCTCGTGA
- a CDS encoding response regulator transcription factor, which yields MSAPIRVLVCDDQMLVRTGLVTIIGAQPDMEVAGECGDGRTGVDLAREVRPDIVVMDIRMPVLDGLEATRLLAGVGVPHPVKVLVVTTFNLDEYVYEALRVGASGFLLKDAPADRLLHGIRTVATGAALLDPDVTRRLVGHYAARIRPAEKTHRDVPLTPRELEVLRLIAEGLSNSEIAATLVISPETVKTFVSRILAKLHLRDRVQAVVYAYRQGLVT from the coding sequence GTGAGCGCACCGATCCGGGTGCTGGTCTGCGACGACCAGATGCTGGTCCGCACCGGCCTGGTCACCATCATCGGCGCCCAGCCCGACATGGAGGTGGCGGGCGAGTGCGGAGACGGACGGACCGGTGTCGACCTCGCCCGCGAGGTGCGACCCGACATCGTCGTGATGGACATCCGGATGCCGGTCCTCGACGGCCTCGAAGCCACCCGCCTGCTGGCCGGCGTCGGAGTGCCCCACCCCGTCAAAGTCCTCGTGGTGACCACGTTCAACCTGGACGAGTACGTCTACGAGGCGCTGCGCGTCGGCGCCAGCGGCTTCCTCCTCAAGGACGCACCCGCGGACCGACTCCTCCACGGCATCCGGACCGTCGCCACCGGCGCGGCCCTCCTCGACCCCGACGTGACGCGCCGCCTCGTCGGACACTACGCCGCCCGCATCCGCCCCGCGGAGAAGACCCACCGGGACGTCCCGCTCACCCCTCGCGAGCTGGAAGTTCTCCGCCTCATCGCCGAGGGTCTCTCCAACAGCGAGATCGCCGCAACCCTCGTCATCAGCCCTGAGACCGTCAAGACCTTCGTCTCCCGCATCCTTGCCAAACTTCACCTCCGCGACCGCGTCCAGGCCGTCGTCTACGCCTACCGCCAAGGCCTGGTCACCTGA
- the eccB gene encoding type VII secretion protein EccB, protein MQSRRDQVQAHMFVVSRMAAGMLRAEPDAPDTPNGRTVRGTMTGLALAVLAGLGVAVYGVISPGGNDSWATSGTLVVVEETGARYLYVGGQLHPVLNDASARLVAGERMTVRQVGRNSVADAPRGAPIGIVGAPDGLPQPADLAGGVWLVCGTARPGPSGTPVPRLGLVVDPSTEGRVLTRDQGLLVSVPDGSVHLLWQGQHLRVDTGNQALQALGYGGSTPLPVKPGLLDALPAGPDLAAPPVPGRGEAGPALGGRPTRVGQLFDGPGGAHYLLTRGGLVPLTQTLYGLVLGDLRTQKDAYGGAAPTAAPIGAMDLAGHTAPGAPPGAGLPDRPPALVAPQRGEGVCVDVHAGSGSPTTGVTVLPAERAEAGRAPAVPAGTPAGACATADLIAVRPGHGALVRALSGAGAGSTEYLVTETGVRYPLPSPAVAKLLGYGSAAPVGVPATVLGLLPSGPVLDPAALGDGTSAAPAATASPRAVLPCG, encoded by the coding sequence ATGCAGTCCCGTCGTGACCAGGTGCAGGCGCACATGTTCGTGGTCAGCAGGATGGCCGCGGGCATGCTGCGCGCGGAACCCGACGCACCCGACACCCCCAACGGGCGGACCGTGCGGGGCACCATGACGGGGCTGGCGCTGGCGGTGCTGGCCGGCCTGGGAGTCGCCGTGTACGGCGTGATCAGCCCCGGGGGCAACGACAGTTGGGCGACGTCCGGCACCCTCGTGGTGGTCGAGGAGACGGGTGCCCGCTACCTCTACGTCGGCGGGCAGCTGCACCCGGTGCTGAACGACGCCAGCGCCCGGCTGGTGGCCGGTGAGCGGATGACGGTGCGCCAGGTCGGCCGGAACTCGGTCGCGGACGCCCCGCGCGGCGCGCCGATCGGCATCGTCGGTGCCCCCGACGGCCTGCCGCAGCCGGCCGACCTGGCGGGGGGCGTCTGGCTGGTCTGCGGCACCGCCCGGCCGGGCCCGTCCGGCACACCGGTGCCCCGGCTGGGTCTGGTGGTGGACCCGTCCACCGAGGGGCGGGTCCTGACCAGGGACCAGGGGCTGCTGGTGTCCGTGCCGGACGGCTCCGTGCACCTGCTCTGGCAGGGCCAGCACCTGCGGGTCGACACCGGGAACCAGGCACTGCAGGCGCTCGGCTACGGGGGATCGACCCCGCTGCCGGTCAAGCCCGGCCTGCTGGACGCGCTGCCCGCGGGGCCGGACCTCGCCGCGCCGCCCGTCCCGGGGCGGGGGGAGGCGGGGCCCGCGCTGGGCGGAAGGCCGACCCGGGTCGGCCAGCTCTTCGACGGGCCCGGCGGCGCGCACTACCTGCTCACCCGGGGCGGTCTGGTGCCGCTCACCCAGACCCTGTACGGGCTGGTGCTCGGCGACCTGCGGACGCAGAAGGACGCCTACGGCGGCGCCGCGCCGACCGCCGCGCCGATCGGCGCGATGGACCTCGCCGGGCACACCGCGCCCGGCGCCCCGCCCGGCGCAGGGCTCCCGGACCGGCCGCCCGCCCTGGTGGCTCCGCAGCGGGGGGAGGGCGTCTGCGTCGACGTTCACGCCGGGAGCGGATCCCCGACGACCGGCGTCACCGTGCTCCCCGCCGAACGGGCCGAGGCGGGCCGCGCCCCGGCCGTTCCGGCGGGTACCCCGGCGGGCGCCTGCGCGACCGCAGACCTGATCGCCGTCCGTCCGGGCCACGGCGCCCTGGTTCGGGCGCTGTCCGGTGCGGGGGCGGGCAGCACGGAGTACCTGGTCACCGAGACCGGGGTGCGCTATCCGCTGCCGTCCCCGGCGGTGGCGAAGCTGCTCGGCTACGGCAGTGCCGCCCCGGTCGGCGTGCCAGCGACGGTGCTCGGGCTGCTGCCGTCCGGGCCCGTCCTCGACCCGGCCGCCCTCGGCGACGGGACGAGCGCCGCGCCGGCCGCCACGGCCTCGCCGCGGGCCGTTCTTCCGTGCGGCTGA
- a CDS encoding YbaB/EbfC family nucleoid-associated protein: MTFSFAEQIEQAMATMAEQHSRMAAAAKELEAATASATSKDRLVTATVGAQGQVVSLVFHTNAYRTMAPTELGAAITEVLNTARADLGERIATRMTAFSGLGEALRASMTEGTELDELFAPLKAMRPGYAEAEAAEERRKHDRQEEFRG, translated from the coding sequence ATGACGTTCTCGTTCGCTGAGCAGATCGAGCAGGCCATGGCCACCATGGCCGAACAGCACAGCCGGATGGCCGCCGCGGCCAAGGAACTCGAGGCGGCCACTGCCTCGGCGACCTCCAAGGACCGGCTGGTCACCGCGACGGTCGGCGCGCAGGGCCAGGTGGTGTCCCTGGTGTTCCACACCAACGCGTACCGGACGATGGCCCCGACCGAGCTCGGGGCGGCGATCACCGAGGTGCTGAACACCGCCCGGGCCGACCTCGGCGAGCGGATCGCCACCAGGATGACGGCGTTCAGCGGCCTGGGCGAGGCCCTCCGGGCCTCGATGACGGAGGGCACCGAGCTCGACGAGCTCTTCGCGCCGCTGAAGGCGATGCGCCCCGGGTACGCCGAGGCGGAAGCCGCGGAGGAACGGCGCAAGCACGACCGGCAGGAGGAGTTCCGTGGGTGA
- the eccD gene encoding type VII secretion integral membrane protein EccD — protein MRFHAPGTAFELAVPADVPLADLLPAVLGHAGPDLAEDGLEHGGWVLQRLGEEPLDEERSAEALGLHDGESLYLRERHKALPPVHFDDLVDGVATGVSGRGDTWRPAATRVLSLALALTAFAAGWVPLAVSGPGAPRTAVAALVALLLLFGAAGASRAMADAGTGAALGAAAVPYLALAAFLVPQGPGGDDLLGARVLAASSAAAGAAVLALAAVGAAAPLFLGVVLTALLGMMAGALLLVGLTPSAVVAVMAVAAVLVGAFVPSTAFRLSGLRLPMLPRNAEELQENIDPVPASAVLPRALVADDYLMAFHTAIGAVCAACLAVLPFIDGWAGPAETAALSLLLLLHARAVGSIRQRLVVLLPGVFGILLLLAGTVAAAPATGRLALAGALPAVGTVLLVVGWTVPGRRLLPYWGRAADILHSLCALALLPLALQACGVYHRLRGLGG, from the coding sequence TTGAGGTTCCACGCACCGGGTACGGCCTTCGAACTGGCGGTCCCCGCCGACGTTCCGCTGGCCGACCTGCTGCCCGCAGTCCTGGGCCACGCCGGCCCCGACCTCGCCGAGGACGGGCTGGAGCACGGCGGCTGGGTGCTGCAGCGCCTCGGCGAGGAGCCGCTGGACGAGGAGCGCAGCGCCGAGGCGCTGGGCCTGCACGACGGCGAGTCCCTCTACCTGAGGGAGCGTCACAAGGCGCTGCCGCCGGTGCACTTCGACGACCTGGTGGACGGCGTGGCCACCGGCGTGAGCGGGCGGGGCGACACCTGGCGCCCGGCCGCGACCCGGGTCCTGTCGCTGGCCCTGGCGCTGACCGCGTTCGCGGCGGGCTGGGTGCCGCTGGCCGTGTCCGGTCCGGGCGCCCCGCGCACGGCGGTCGCGGCGCTGGTGGCCCTGCTGCTGCTGTTCGGCGCGGCCGGCGCCTCCCGGGCGATGGCCGACGCGGGCACCGGCGCCGCGCTGGGCGCGGCGGCCGTGCCGTACCTGGCGCTGGCCGCGTTCCTGGTCCCGCAGGGGCCGGGCGGCGACGACCTGCTGGGGGCGCGGGTGCTGGCGGCGTCCTCGGCCGCGGCCGGTGCCGCGGTCCTGGCGCTGGCGGCGGTCGGCGCGGCGGCGCCGCTGTTCCTCGGGGTGGTCCTCACCGCCCTGCTCGGCATGATGGCGGGGGCCCTGCTGCTCGTCGGGCTGACGCCGTCCGCCGTGGTGGCGGTGATGGCGGTGGCGGCGGTGCTGGTGGGCGCGTTCGTACCGTCGACGGCCTTCCGGCTGTCCGGGCTGCGGCTGCCGATGCTGCCCCGCAACGCGGAGGAGCTGCAGGAGAACATCGACCCGGTACCGGCGTCCGCCGTCCTTCCCCGCGCGCTGGTGGCGGACGACTACCTGATGGCCTTCCACACCGCGATCGGCGCGGTCTGCGCGGCCTGCCTGGCGGTCCTGCCGTTCATCGACGGCTGGGCCGGGCCCGCCGAGACCGCCGCCCTGAGTTTGCTGCTCCTGCTGCACGCGCGGGCCGTCGGCAGCATCCGCCAGCGGCTGGTCGTCCTGCTGCCGGGCGTGTTCGGCATCCTGCTCCTGCTCGCCGGCACCGTGGCCGCCGCCCCGGCGACCGGGCGCCTCGCCCTGGCGGGCGCGCTCCCGGCCGTGGGCACGGTGCTGCTGGTTGTCGGCTGGACGGTGCCCGGCCGGCGGCTGCTCCCCTACTGGGGGCGCGCCGCCGACATCCTGCACTCCCTGTGCGCCCTGGCCCTGCTGCCGCTGGCGCTCCAGGCCTGCGGCGTCTACCACCGGCTGCGCGGCCTGGGCGGCTGA
- the eccCa gene encoding type VII secretion protein EccCa translates to MPDGEVQLQEPPVLPEKQSGLSGMLTMAPMALGSLSMVFMFLHPAGSQGSGALSYVAMGMMALSAVGMLLTQLIRGSSDRKQQLRAERRDYLRYLSQMRRQVRRSIDAQRRALAWRHPAPEELWTLVGTSRLWERRPAHPDFSDVRIGLGAQRLATPLAPLATKPVEDLEPLCAHALRRFIHAYGTVDDQPMAIHLRGFAHVLLRSDDPAAARAMARAVLAQLAAVHGPDELTVAVVTAGEQRAEWEWTKWLPHALHATDTDGAGPVRLVAGSLGEVEQLLGEEFTGRPGFEPDATPERDEPFTVVVLDGPGAHTGSRAALAGYRNAVLIDLADTLEWSPARATLRLRIEDGRLAMVGSDSNRKDVVTDLGRPDALALPAATRLAARLARYRIADGVDAAEPLATDFDLTALLGIGDLNTLDVDALWAQRGIPQRLRVPLGLGPDGRPVDLDLKESAQGGMGPHGMLIGATGSGKSELLRTLVLALAVTHSSEVLNFVLVDFKGGATFLGLDTLPHTSAVITNLADESSLVDRMRDALHGELVRRQELLRDAGYASLLDYETARAAGAALRPLPTLFVVVDEFSELLSAHRDFMELFIMIGRLGRSLGVHLLLASQRLDEGRMSALESHLSYRIGLRTFSAMESRGVLGVPDAYQLPSQPGNGFLRSDISTLTRFKAAYVSGPYRPKRSAARQAAIAGQVVAYGTDYVMPRRPQTGPVEPEEEQAPVGSLLEVATGRLHDAGPPAHRVWLPPLDVPPTLDELLPPLVPHPRRGLTTEHADSHGSLKLPLGVVDRPFHQLRDLLTADLAGAGGHVGVAGAPQSGKSTLLRSLIAGLALTHTPAEVQFYCLDFGGGTLSTLRGLPHVGGVTGRHDGERVLRTVAEVNSVITRRERYFAELGVDSVADFRRRRAAGDLPEEEQHGDVFLVVDGWNTLRQEFNDLVQPLTLMSQRGLNYGVHLVIGTTRWGEIAGGLRDQLQTRFELRLGDAVDSVINMRAAAKVPKLPGRGLTEEHLHFLAALPRIDGSGRTDDLGEGIADLVDAVAAHWSGPRAPEVRTLPLSLDAGSLPAPQGRLRVAIGLEDTELSPLWHDFEEHPHLLVVGDTESGKTNLLRLMIDAITTAYTPSEARIMLVDYRRGLYDAVPEEYRLGYAVAVDKLRQIVDGASRAMKNRVPSADITPARLRLRDWWTGPELFVLVDDYDLVGANSSSHPFAALLEYLSQGTEIGLHLVVARGANGIGRGLSDPLLRKLQEVNSPALLMSCPPSEGFLFGNVRPRPLATGRGSYITRRRTVQVQTGHLAAEEGEE, encoded by the coding sequence ATGCCCGACGGCGAGGTCCAGCTGCAGGAGCCGCCGGTCCTGCCGGAGAAGCAAAGCGGCCTGTCGGGCATGCTCACCATGGCCCCGATGGCGCTCGGCTCGCTGTCGATGGTCTTCATGTTCCTGCACCCCGCCGGCAGCCAGGGCAGCGGCGCGCTCAGCTACGTCGCGATGGGCATGATGGCGCTCTCCGCCGTCGGCATGCTCCTCACCCAGCTGATCCGGGGCTCCAGCGACCGCAAGCAGCAACTGCGCGCCGAGCGGCGCGACTACCTGCGCTACCTCTCCCAGATGCGCCGCCAGGTGCGCCGCTCGATCGACGCGCAGCGCCGGGCGCTCGCCTGGCGCCACCCGGCCCCCGAGGAGCTGTGGACGCTGGTCGGCACCAGCCGGCTGTGGGAGCGCCGACCCGCCCACCCGGACTTCAGCGACGTCCGGATCGGCCTCGGCGCCCAGCGCCTGGCCACCCCGCTGGCCCCGCTCGCCACCAAGCCGGTCGAGGACCTGGAGCCGCTGTGCGCCCACGCGCTGCGCCGCTTCATCCACGCCTACGGCACCGTCGACGACCAGCCGATGGCCATCCACCTGCGCGGCTTCGCCCACGTGCTGCTGCGCTCCGACGACCCCGCGGCCGCCCGGGCCATGGCGCGCGCCGTGCTCGCCCAACTCGCCGCGGTGCACGGCCCGGACGAACTGACCGTCGCCGTCGTCACCGCCGGTGAGCAGCGGGCCGAGTGGGAGTGGACCAAGTGGCTGCCGCACGCCCTGCACGCGACCGACACGGACGGCGCCGGACCGGTCCGGCTGGTCGCGGGCAGCCTCGGCGAGGTCGAGCAGCTGCTCGGGGAGGAGTTCACCGGCCGTCCCGGCTTCGAACCGGACGCCACGCCCGAACGCGACGAACCCTTCACCGTCGTGGTCCTCGACGGTCCCGGCGCGCACACCGGGAGCCGGGCGGCCCTCGCCGGATACCGCAACGCCGTCCTGATCGACCTCGCCGACACCCTGGAGTGGTCCCCGGCCCGCGCCACCCTGCGGCTGCGGATCGAGGACGGCAGGCTCGCCATGGTCGGGTCGGACAGCAACCGCAAGGACGTCGTCACCGACCTCGGCCGGCCCGACGCGCTCGCCCTGCCCGCCGCGACCAGGCTGGCGGCCCGGCTCGCCCGCTACCGGATCGCCGACGGCGTCGACGCCGCCGAACCGCTCGCCACCGACTTCGACCTCACCGCCCTGCTCGGCATCGGCGACCTCAACACCCTGGACGTCGACGCGCTCTGGGCGCAGCGCGGCATCCCGCAGCGGCTGCGCGTCCCGCTGGGGCTCGGCCCCGACGGACGGCCTGTCGACCTCGACCTCAAGGAATCCGCCCAGGGCGGCATGGGCCCGCACGGCATGCTGATCGGTGCCACCGGCTCCGGCAAGTCGGAACTGCTGCGCACCCTGGTGCTCGCCCTGGCCGTCACCCACTCCTCCGAGGTGCTCAACTTCGTCCTGGTGGACTTCAAGGGCGGCGCCACCTTCCTCGGCCTCGACACCCTGCCGCACACCTCCGCGGTGATCACCAACCTGGCGGACGAGTCCTCGCTCGTCGACCGCATGCGTGACGCCCTGCACGGCGAACTCGTCCGGCGCCAGGAGCTGTTGCGCGACGCCGGCTACGCCTCGCTGCTGGACTACGAGACCGCGCGCGCCGCCGGCGCCGCGCTGCGTCCGCTGCCCACGCTCTTCGTCGTCGTCGACGAGTTCAGCGAACTGCTGTCCGCGCACCGGGACTTCATGGAGCTCTTCATCATGATCGGCCGACTCGGCCGCTCCCTCGGCGTCCACCTGCTGCTTGCCTCGCAGCGCCTCGACGAGGGCCGGATGAGCGCGCTGGAGTCCCACCTGTCCTACCGGATCGGCCTGCGGACCTTCTCCGCCATGGAGAGCCGCGGCGTCCTCGGCGTCCCCGACGCCTACCAGCTGCCCTCCCAGCCCGGCAACGGCTTCCTGCGCAGCGACATCTCCACCCTGACCCGGTTCAAGGCCGCCTACGTCTCCGGCCCGTACCGGCCCAAGCGCAGCGCCGCCCGGCAGGCCGCGATCGCCGGCCAGGTCGTCGCCTACGGCACCGACTACGTGATGCCCCGCCGACCGCAGACCGGCCCGGTCGAGCCGGAGGAGGAGCAGGCCCCCGTCGGCTCCCTCCTGGAGGTCGCCACCGGCCGGCTGCACGACGCCGGCCCGCCCGCCCACCGGGTCTGGCTGCCGCCGCTGGACGTCCCGCCGACCCTCGACGAACTGCTGCCCCCGCTCGTCCCGCACCCCCGGCGCGGCCTCACCACCGAGCACGCCGACAGCCACGGCAGCCTCAAGCTGCCCCTCGGCGTGGTCGACCGCCCCTTCCACCAGCTGCGCGACCTGCTCACCGCGGACCTGGCCGGCGCGGGCGGCCACGTCGGCGTCGCGGGCGCCCCGCAGAGCGGCAAGAGCACGCTGCTGCGCAGCCTGATCGCCGGCCTGGCCCTCACCCACACCCCGGCCGAAGTCCAGTTCTACTGCCTCGACTTCGGCGGCGGCACGCTCTCCACCCTGCGCGGCCTGCCGCACGTGGGCGGCGTCACCGGCAGGCACGACGGCGAGCGGGTGCTGCGCACCGTCGCCGAGGTCAACAGCGTCATCACCCGCCGGGAGCGGTACTTCGCCGAACTCGGCGTCGACTCGGTCGCCGACTTCCGCCGCCGCCGGGCGGCGGGCGACCTGCCCGAGGAGGAGCAGCACGGTGACGTGTTCCTGGTCGTAGACGGCTGGAACACGCTGCGCCAGGAGTTCAACGACCTCGTCCAGCCGCTCACCCTGATGTCCCAGCGCGGCCTCAACTACGGGGTCCACCTGGTCATCGGCACCACCCGCTGGGGCGAGATCGCCGGCGGCCTGCGCGACCAGCTGCAGACCCGGTTCGAGCTGCGCCTCGGCGACGCCGTCGACTCCGTGATCAACATGCGGGCCGCCGCCAAGGTCCCCAAGCTCCCCGGCCGCGGCCTCACCGAGGAGCACCTGCACTTCCTCGCCGCGCTGCCCCGGATCGACGGCTCCGGGCGGACCGACGACCTCGGCGAGGGCATCGCCGACCTGGTGGACGCGGTCGCCGCACACTGGAGCGGGCCCCGCGCCCCCGAGGTGCGGACGCTCCCGCTGAGCCTGGACGCCGGAAGCCTCCCGGCCCCCCAGGGCCGCCTGCGGGTCGCCATCGGCCTGGAGGACACCGAGCTCTCCCCGCTCTGGCACGACTTCGAGGAGCACCCGCACCTGCTGGTCGTCGGCGACACCGAATCCGGCAAGACCAACCTCCTGCGCCTGATGATCGACGCCATCACCACCGCCTACACGCCCTCCGAGGCCCGCATCATGCTGGTCGACTACCGGCGCGGCCTGTACGACGCGGTGCCCGAGGAGTACCGGCTCGGCTACGCGGTCGCCGTCGACAAGCTCCGCCAGATCGTCGACGGCGCGTCCCGGGCGATGAAGAACCGCGTCCCGTCGGCCGACATCACCCCCGCCCGGCTCAGGCTGCGCGACTGGTGGACCGGCCCGGAACTGTTCGTCCTGGTCGACGACTACGACCTGGTGGGCGCCAACAGCAGCAGCCACCCCTTCGCCGCCCTGCTGGAGTACCTCTCCCAGGGAACGGAGATCGGCCTGCACCTGGTCGTCGCCCGGGGGGCCAACGGCATCGGCCGGGGGCTCTCCGACCCGCTGCTGCGCAAGCTCCAGGAGGTCAACTCGCCCGCGCTGCTGATGTCCTGCCCGCCCTCGGAGGGCTTCCTGTTCGGCAACGTCAGGCCCCGGCCGCTCGCCACCGGGCGCGGTTCCTACATCACCCGGCGGCGGACCGTCCAGGTGCAGACCGGACACCTGGCGGCGGAGGAGGGAGAGGAGTGA
- a CDS encoding S8 family serine peptidase, producing MPRPAPTVRAEQRGPGSSRPTGAAPRAGGRSAVLLLAVGLLLPAAAGAAADTPDALPGVTQLRRDAEDGQNGCLPRSTRGSQLTPWAQAFLRPDRVWLLSQGEGVTVAVLGSGVEDGNGLLTGRLDRAPLPGGADPAQDCVGHGTFLADLIAADRREGTGFAGFAPRARILAVPVTDGTGVSSPDLLARGITAAVDRGARVLAVGVALPAGSDALAAAVRAARDRGALVVAPAAPDSVPFGSSGPGPAYPAAYPEVLAVRDLAPGGALPGSSSSAAVGGRVDLAAPGDGVTGPGAGPGGHYIGTGPSYATAFVAATAALVLGYRPGLTADGLTRRLEDTAYRSTDPGYGHGTVDPIAAVTRSGEAAPGTPLPAAAVVMPPARPATHAPAQAVLVALAALGGSAVVAAAVAAVPRARGRGRRPGQPAGE from the coding sequence ATGCCGCGTCCGGCGCCGACGGTCCGCGCGGAGCAGCGCGGACCCGGCTCGTCCCGCCCGACCGGAGCAGCCCCCCGGGCCGGGGGGCGGTCCGCGGTGCTGCTCCTGGCCGTCGGCCTGCTGCTGCCGGCCGCGGCCGGTGCGGCCGCCGACACCCCGGACGCCCTGCCCGGTGTCACCCAGCTGCGGCGCGATGCCGAGGACGGGCAGAACGGATGCCTGCCGCGGTCCACCAGGGGATCTCAGCTCACCCCGTGGGCGCAGGCCTTCCTGCGACCCGACCGGGTGTGGCTGCTCAGCCAGGGCGAGGGCGTCACCGTCGCCGTCCTCGGCTCCGGGGTCGAGGACGGGAACGGCCTGCTCACCGGGCGCCTCGACCGCGCCCCGCTGCCCGGCGGCGCCGACCCCGCGCAGGACTGCGTCGGCCACGGCACCTTCCTCGCCGACCTGATCGCCGCCGACCGGCGGGAGGGGACGGGATTCGCGGGATTCGCGCCGCGGGCCAGGATCCTCGCGGTCCCGGTCACCGACGGCACGGGAGTCTCCTCGCCGGACCTGCTCGCCCGAGGGATCACCGCGGCCGTCGACCGGGGTGCCCGGGTCCTCGCGGTGGGCGTGGCGCTGCCCGCCGGCAGCGACGCGCTGGCCGCCGCCGTCCGGGCCGCCCGGGACAGGGGAGCGCTGGTCGTCGCCCCGGCGGCCCCCGACAGCGTCCCGTTCGGCAGCTCCGGGCCCGGGCCCGCCTACCCGGCGGCCTACCCCGAGGTCCTCGCCGTCCGCGACCTCGCGCCCGGCGGCGCCCTCCCCGGCAGCTCCTCGTCCGCCGCGGTCGGGGGCCGCGTCGACCTCGCCGCCCCCGGCGACGGCGTCACCGGGCCCGGCGCCGGTCCGGGCGGCCACTACATCGGCACCGGCCCCAGTTACGCCACCGCCTTCGTCGCCGCCACGGCGGCCCTCGTCCTCGGCTACCGCCCCGGCCTCACCGCCGACGGGCTGACCCGGCGCCTGGAGGACACCGCCTACCGCAGCACCGACCCGGGGTACGGCCACGGCACCGTCGACCCGATCGCCGCCGTCACCCGGTCCGGCGAGGCCGCGCCCGGCACCCCGCTCCCCGCCGCGGCCGTCGTCATGCCGCCGGCCCGCCCCGCCACCCACGCCCCGGCCCAGGCCGTGCTCGTCGCCCTCGCGGCCCTCGGCGGCTCGGCCGTGGTCGCGGCGGCGGTCGCCGCCGTCCCCCGCGCCCGCGGACGCGGCCGGCGCCCGGGACAGCCCGCCGGGGAGTGA